In Thermococcus sp., the DNA window CCCGCTCTTCCAAGGCATCTAGGAGTTCGGCATCGTACTCTCCAGGCCCAAAGTAACCTTCAAGTTCATTGGCCAGCCTGTGGAAATCCCGCGCATGCAGGAGGAGTCTTCTGCGGGCGTACTCTTCAGCCTGTTCCGTGGTTATCAAGAACTGCCAGTCGCTGGCCTCTAGAATGAGAAGCTCACGCGCCAGCTGCTCCAGGGTTCTATCTCCCAGACGATCCTTTCCGTAGTATCTGCTCGCCAGGGTCACCATCCTCTCCTCGGCGGAATAAACGTGCCCCCACGTCCACTCCGTTTCAGGGTTCCACCATGTTGAATGGTCGGAGTTGGCACCCCATGATCCCTCGGGCAGTTCAATCTCGTGTTTCTCCCCCCGATAGCTTTCCAGGTAGCGGCTTATCGTGGTCGTCTCAATACCGCGCTGGGACATGAGCTCAAGAACCCTGACGAGCCACTTCACTCCCTCAAACCACCAGTGACCAAAGAGCTCCGTGTCGTAGGGGGATACTATTATGCCTTTTTCACCGTACTTCAACTCGTGTTCCAGTAAGAGACGTTCGGCAAGGGATACAAAGTGTCTCGCATGTTCTTCAACCCGTTCCATGGCCCTCTCCGGGTCGTAGAACTCTTTCTCTCCAAGCTCCACCCCTTTACCCGTTATCCTCCAGTACTGACCGCCGCTCTTCTCCGCCTTCCTGTGGAACTCCCTGTACCAAAAATCGCCCGGATAACCGTAGCTGGCGCTCCACACCTGATGTCCCGTCTCCCTGTTGCGTGCAAAAACCGCCACGTTGGAGCCTTTAACCCAGTACGGTCTCAGGGTAGTCTTCTCCCCATCTGCCAGAGGAATCTCCCCGTAAACTCTAGAAACAGGACCCTTATCGATCAAAGTGCTCTCGACGAAGAAGTACTCAATGCCAACTTCCTCAAGAAACTTCTCAATGCCCTCCCTGATGATCCTCTTGCCACCAGGGAGCTCCCACTCCCCACCGGGTCTGTAAGCACACTCAGGCAACCAGATACCATGGGGCTTCACACCGAAGTGGCTCTCATAGCTCATGACCCCCGTGATGAGCTGTCCCCGTATGGACTCGTCCCTCCCAAGTAATGGGAGGTAACCGTGGGTTGCGGCGGAGGTTATCACCTCAAGGTACCCCTGATTCTGGAGCTCGCGGAGTTTCCCAACTATGTCCC includes these proteins:
- a CDS encoding 1,4-alpha-glucan branching protein domain-containing protein; the protein is MKGYFTFVLHTHIPYVRKHGKWPFGEEWLYETMSETYLPLLMELEGLRDSGIKFQLVIGVTPILAEQLTDAYVTGEFTAYMRRKLRLMEDDLRSGKYDERAVEFMLGYFRRVFDYWNAINGDIVGKLRELQNQGYLEVITSAATHGYLPLLGRDESIRGQLITGVMSYESHFGVKPHGIWLPECAYRPGGEWELPGGKRIIREGIEKFLEEVGIEYFFVESTLIDKGPVSRVYGEIPLADGEKTTLRPYWVKGSNVAVFARNRETGHQVWSASYGYPGDFWYREFHRKAEKSGGQYWRITGKGVELGEKEFYDPERAMERVEEHARHFVSLAERLLLEHELKYGEKGIIVSPYDTELFGHWWFEGVKWLVRVLELMSQRGIETTTISRYLESYRGEKHEIELPEGSWGANSDHSTWWNPETEWTWGHVYSAEERMVTLASRYYGKDRLGDRTLEQLARELLILEASDWQFLITTEQAEEYARRRLLLHARDFHRLANELEGYFGPGEYDAELLDALEERDNPFNSPAVFGYISDNPPWVPRYVEPPELPPERWEDDTPVNRAPLSERAYATAVTKVITPQGELQRIGPHSTAERITESLHTGEDALLRIKGIGPKTLKKLKKAGVYTVEDLKRADLKELALRSGISLKRLKKFKSQV